In a single window of the uncultured Dysgonomonas sp. genome:
- a CDS encoding di-heme oxidoredictase family protein, with the protein MCLCITAFTACSDNDDDIIYKPNGKVAHPDELSAGTSTVFMSGIRAYDTPAPWVKGDMLTRFNLGDQLYDDPRTTDQFDPNKGGLGPLYAGYSCGSCHKNAGRTYPTLFSEGGSGKYGFSSMLAYITRKNGAFFRQYGRVLHDQSIVGVEPEGKLKVTYEEKEYSFPDGEKYSLITPHYSISEWYADEIKPEDLIIDVRIPLRHVGMGQIMALDPDELRRLAAQSNYPEYGISGRLAVIQERNKTMIGVGGNKAHHADLTVELGFSSDLGVTNDRYPLEVSEGQSQNVGYSHYGIQISTHDMENVDLYLSTLGVPARRNVTHELVKKGEENFYKAKCHLCHTPTLHTRQDAPVLLNGTRLPWLCNQTIHPYSDFLLHDMGRELDSGYKAGAAYTYEWRTTPLWGIGLQETVNGHTHFLHDGRARNLLEAIMWHGGEGSVSRELFSRMSKEDRDALQIFLNSL; encoded by the coding sequence ATGTGTCTTTGCATCACGGCATTTACTGCTTGTAGCGACAACGACGATGATATCATTTACAAGCCCAATGGAAAAGTTGCGCATCCGGACGAATTATCGGCCGGAACATCTACCGTATTTATGTCCGGGATCAGGGCATATGATACTCCTGCGCCGTGGGTGAAGGGTGATATGTTGACTCGATTCAATCTGGGAGATCAACTTTATGATGATCCCCGGACAACAGATCAGTTCGATCCGAACAAAGGAGGTCTTGGTCCTCTCTATGCAGGTTATTCGTGCGGAAGTTGCCATAAGAATGCAGGGCGGACTTATCCCACTCTTTTTTCGGAAGGAGGTTCCGGTAAATATGGCTTCTCTTCTATGCTTGCTTATATTACACGAAAGAATGGAGCCTTTTTTCGTCAATATGGACGAGTCTTGCATGATCAATCTATTGTAGGGGTTGAGCCGGAGGGTAAGCTTAAGGTCACTTATGAAGAAAAAGAATATTCTTTCCCTGATGGGGAGAAGTACTCTCTCATCACTCCTCATTATTCTATATCGGAATGGTATGCCGATGAAATAAAACCTGAAGATCTGATTATTGATGTACGTATCCCTCTCCGGCATGTTGGTATGGGGCAGATAATGGCACTCGATCCCGATGAATTGAGAAGGTTGGCTGCACAAAGCAACTATCCCGAATACGGAATTTCGGGACGGCTTGCCGTCATACAGGAACGTAACAAAACTATGATAGGAGTGGGCGGGAATAAAGCACATCATGCAGACCTGACTGTAGAATTAGGTTTCTCGTCCGACCTGGGAGTTACAAACGACCGCTACCCGCTCGAAGTGAGCGAAGGACAGTCTCAGAACGTTGGTTACTCTCATTACGGTATCCAGATATCAACGCATGATATGGAGAATGTCGATCTGTATCTGAGCACATTGGGTGTCCCCGCACGACGGAATGTTACGCATGAACTGGTGAAAAAAGGCGAAGAGAACTTCTATAAAGCCAAATGTCATCTGTGTCATACCCCTACTTTACACACCCGGCAGGATGCGCCCGTTTTACTGAACGGGACACGCCTTCCGTGGCTGTGCAACCAAACGATACATCCATACAGCGATTTCCTTTTGCACGATATGGGACGTGAACTGGACAGCGGTTATAAAGCGGGAGCCGCCTATACCTATGAGTGGCGTACAACTCCGTTGTGGGGTATTGGTTTGCAAGAAACAGTAAACGGACATACGCATTTCTTACACGACGGGCGTGCCCGCAACCTTCTAGAGGCTATCATGTGGCACGGAGGCGAGGGCAGTGTGTCGCGGGAGTTGTTCAGTCGCATGTCGAAAGAAGACAGGGACGCTTTGCAGATATTCCTCAATTCACTTTAA
- the ccsA gene encoding cytochrome c biogenesis protein CcsA encodes MKNRLLALFSLQKLPFWGVFVLSVIMALATFVEKSHGSEYTYSHIYGSWWFSALWGLLVILSLTGIVKGQMYRNLSLLLVHISFILILAGAFCTKLFAEHGYVILNKDTDCSKMQADADTVELPFRMRLDTFYVSYYAGTNAPADYISHFSIKDKLSGKTTIAEVSMNNIFSYDGYRFYQSSFEDDWRTSILSVNHDSWGIPLTYAGYALFVLAMIWYLFSPQNAFRKLLNHPLLKKALIIILFIIPVSCFSQILTKDSLSVNKKQAKEFCKLWMLYDGRISPVATFAHDFTLKITGKTSFSYLDANQFLMGFLFFPDKWQQVALFDVKDGILKKELNAETEKAALIDFYDTEGNYKLSKYWKDLSSNSPKTSLLKEVEKLDEKIQLINMLHNGSLLQIYPQKIDNDVKWFYPTQNLRTKDEQKNIKLIRNSLLSYYQAISDNSEGNAKLALEMISDYQKANAEEVLPSDLHRDIEIFYTNVNFTSILFKINLTLGLLSLLCVFFLADKRVKHVDKIFFGILILSFIVHSFSIGIRTYIGGRLPFSNGFETMLLIAWSAMLIAVLAGRKMPLIVSFGYLISGCSLLVAHLGMMNPRITPLVPVLSSPLLSIHVSVIMLAYTLLAFIMLNSLISLIQIVLCKNKDVANILKKLEQNKIYSLICLYPSLLFLGAGIFIGAVWANISWGRYWGWDPKEVWALITFLVYSLIIHQKNLKIFTNLFFFHAFGLLSFSTVLMTYFGVNYFLGGMHSYAGEMQFDFTIILIILISLLIAGLLCISYKKYKKIAVITD; translated from the coding sequence ATGAAAAATAGATTGTTGGCATTATTCTCATTACAGAAGCTTCCTTTTTGGGGTGTTTTTGTCCTTTCCGTTATTATGGCTCTGGCAACCTTTGTGGAAAAGAGTCATGGTTCGGAATATACCTATTCTCATATATACGGCTCATGGTGGTTCTCCGCTTTGTGGGGATTATTAGTTATACTCAGCCTTACAGGAATTGTAAAAGGGCAGATGTACAGGAATTTGTCATTGCTATTAGTCCATATTTCCTTTATACTGATACTAGCCGGGGCTTTTTGTACAAAACTGTTTGCCGAACATGGCTATGTTATTCTCAATAAAGATACGGATTGTAGCAAAATGCAGGCTGACGCGGATACCGTTGAGCTACCTTTCCGGATGCGGCTGGATACTTTCTATGTTTCATACTATGCGGGGACGAATGCTCCGGCCGACTATATTTCGCATTTCTCTATAAAGGATAAACTGTCGGGTAAAACCACGATAGCAGAGGTGTCTATGAATAATATATTCAGTTACGATGGCTACCGCTTCTATCAGTCGTCTTTCGAAGACGATTGGCGAACGAGTATATTGAGTGTCAACCATGATAGTTGGGGAATTCCTCTGACCTATGCCGGTTATGCCTTATTCGTTTTAGCGATGATATGGTATTTATTCTCGCCTCAGAATGCTTTCCGGAAGTTGCTGAATCATCCCCTCCTGAAAAAAGCATTGATAATCATATTATTTATTATTCCGGTTTCCTGTTTTTCTCAGATTCTTACTAAGGATAGCTTATCCGTAAACAAAAAGCAAGCAAAGGAATTCTGTAAATTATGGATGCTGTACGATGGAAGAATAAGCCCTGTAGCAACCTTTGCCCATGATTTCACTTTGAAAATTACAGGGAAGACATCATTCAGTTATCTCGATGCAAATCAATTCCTGATGGGATTTCTCTTTTTTCCTGACAAATGGCAGCAGGTAGCATTGTTTGATGTAAAGGATGGAATACTGAAAAAAGAACTAAATGCCGAGACCGAAAAAGCTGCATTGATAGATTTCTATGATACGGAAGGTAACTATAAGCTAAGTAAGTATTGGAAAGATCTGAGCAGTAATTCGCCAAAAACGTCTTTGCTGAAAGAGGTGGAAAAGCTGGATGAAAAGATACAATTAATCAATATGCTTCATAACGGGAGTCTTTTACAGATATATCCGCAAAAGATCGATAATGATGTAAAGTGGTTTTACCCTACGCAAAACCTCAGAACTAAAGATGAACAGAAAAATATAAAACTGATAAGGAATTCTCTTTTGTCTTATTATCAGGCAATCTCAGACAATAGCGAAGGGAATGCGAAGCTTGCTCTTGAAATGATAAGTGATTATCAGAAAGCGAATGCAGAGGAAGTGCTTCCATCAGATCTGCATCGTGATATAGAGATCTTTTATACTAATGTGAATTTTACCTCGATCTTGTTTAAAATAAACCTTACTTTGGGATTATTGTCACTCTTATGTGTCTTTTTCCTGGCGGATAAGAGGGTTAAGCATGTAGATAAGATATTCTTCGGTATTCTTATTCTATCTTTTATTGTGCATTCCTTTTCTATTGGGATCAGAACGTATATAGGAGGACGCTTGCCGTTCAGTAACGGATTTGAAACGATGCTTCTTATTGCATGGTCAGCCATGTTGATCGCTGTTTTAGCAGGACGCAAAATGCCTCTGATAGTATCATTCGGCTACTTAATCTCGGGCTGTTCTCTTTTGGTCGCTCATTTGGGTATGATGAATCCCCGAATAACGCCATTGGTACCCGTCCTTTCCTCCCCACTGCTAAGCATTCACGTATCAGTGATTATGCTTGCCTATACATTATTGGCTTTTATTATGCTTAATAGTCTTATTTCATTGATACAAATAGTTCTATGTAAGAATAAAGATGTTGCAAATATTCTAAAGAAACTGGAGCAGAATAAAATCTACAGTCTGATCTGTCTCTATCCCAGTCTTTTATTCTTGGGCGCCGGTATTTTTATTGGTGCTGTATGGGCAAATATATCATGGGGACGTTATTGGGGATGGGACCCGAAAGAGGTATGGGCGCTGATAACATTTCTTGTGTATAGTCTGATTATTCACCAGAAAAATCTGAAGATATTTACTAATCTGTTTTTCTTTCATGCCTTTGGTTTACTATCATTTTCAACCGTGTTGATGACTTATTTTGGTGTGAACTACTTTCTCGGGGGAATGCATAGTTATGCGGGGGAGATGCAATTTGATTTTACTATTATTCTCATCATATTGATAAGTTTACTGATAGCGGGATTGTTGTGCATCTCTTATAAAAAGTATAAAAAAATAGCGGTGATTACCGATTAA
- a CDS encoding Rid family hydrolase yields MKYINIEWDDLSVNINLSCFLPEGGVAEYHAIIELNNKYNNAEIQYRDIEAALERLQQSDILRGSALVLKRYFVSDAVNQSQFLKRKNEDAAVSVVQQPPLNGTKVSVWAYFVADSRIYTDGYGTTILSRPHFKHIYNTQLQKSLKDEYAETECIFNTYLESLYLHGCTLKDNCIRTWIYVQGVDVHYSEMVKARIACFNREGLNKETHYIASTGIEGRYTDAQTLVLMDAYAIKGISQEQVKYLHASTHLNPTHEYGVTFERGTTVDYGDRRHIFISGTASIDNNGEIVHLTNIEKQIERTIENIEVLLAEADAVINDISKMIVYLRDTADYQIVSDYLDKYYKELPKVIVWAPVCRPGWLIEIECIAIKEIEANQFEKF; encoded by the coding sequence ATGAAATATATAAATATAGAATGGGACGACTTGTCCGTCAATATAAATTTAAGTTGCTTCTTACCCGAAGGCGGGGTGGCAGAATATCATGCCATTATTGAGCTAAATAATAAATATAACAATGCTGAAATTCAGTACAGAGATATAGAAGCTGCTTTGGAACGTTTGCAGCAGTCGGATATATTACGTGGCTCCGCATTGGTATTAAAGCGGTACTTTGTGAGTGATGCAGTCAATCAATCCCAATTTTTGAAGCGGAAGAACGAGGACGCTGCCGTTTCTGTTGTACAACAGCCTCCTCTGAATGGAACAAAAGTATCTGTGTGGGCATATTTTGTCGCTGATAGTAGAATATATACAGATGGTTATGGTACAACAATTTTGTCGCGCCCTCATTTTAAGCATATTTATAATACCCAATTGCAAAAATCATTGAAGGATGAGTATGCCGAGACGGAATGCATTTTCAATACATATCTAGAATCATTGTATCTGCATGGTTGCACGTTGAAGGATAATTGTATCCGCACCTGGATATATGTGCAGGGGGTAGATGTTCATTACTCAGAGATGGTAAAGGCCCGTATTGCCTGCTTCAACAGGGAAGGCCTGAATAAAGAGACTCACTATATTGCAAGCACGGGTATAGAAGGGCGATATACTGACGCTCAGACATTGGTATTGATGGATGCTTATGCTATTAAAGGTATTTCTCAGGAACAAGTCAAATATCTCCATGCCTCTACTCACCTGAATCCTACCCACGAATACGGGGTAACTTTTGAGCGGGGAACAACAGTGGATTATGGCGATCGCAGGCATATTTTCATATCAGGCACAGCCAGTATAGATAATAATGGGGAAATTGTACATCTTACCAACATTGAAAAACAGATAGAGCGGACAATAGAGAATATAGAAGTTCTGCTCGCTGAGGCGGATGCGGTAATAAATGATATTTCGAAAATGATTGTATATCTGCGCGATACGGCAGACTATCAGATAGTTTCCGATTATCTTGATAAATATTATAAAGAATTGCCTAAAGTAATCGTATGGGCTCCTGTCTGCCGTCCGGGATGGCTGATAGAAATAGAATGTATTGCAATCAAAGAAATAGAAGCGAATCAGTTTGAGAAATTCTGA
- a CDS encoding porin encodes MKFRFLLFAGLLLSVNLLAQESDNNDKYIESDVIPLAGKKGFSFESKAGDFVFKPFALVQASAKMNYYDDEQIGADDQDNVANSGFEIGNALIGFAGKAFGKVTFNLTLNAAQSGDALLQQAWADLNLKDELRFRVGKFKTPFNQAYLVTLGETLFPSLPVSLTAPVNIPYSINSVNPNFATGFDLGVQVHGLIKNKWEYRVGIFNGTGITVNSAKKTISDDLHIPSLLYSGRIAYMPKGVMPTHQGSPDDLNNNKFLVALSTSYNVEANWQASNDFRAGLEFSYLYNRWYISAEAYYLNMDFVERQQVSHSYDFVGGYIQGGYFINPKMQLAARYDFFDRNSSKTDGILNAPAVGFNYYIVGYNLKLQAMYQYLGKWGHENQLERDNDDLGLAQHFAQVMFQFSF; translated from the coding sequence ATGAAATTCAGATTTTTATTATTCGCAGGATTACTTCTATCCGTAAATTTATTAGCACAGGAGAGTGATAATAATGATAAATATATCGAAAGCGATGTTATCCCTCTTGCAGGAAAGAAAGGATTCAGCTTCGAAAGTAAGGCCGGGGACTTTGTTTTTAAACCCTTCGCTCTTGTACAGGCATCGGCCAAAATGAATTACTACGATGATGAGCAGATAGGCGCAGACGATCAGGACAATGTTGCCAATAGCGGCTTTGAGATAGGAAACGCATTGATCGGCTTTGCCGGAAAGGCTTTCGGAAAAGTAACGTTCAATCTTACATTGAATGCGGCCCAGTCGGGAGATGCCTTGCTTCAGCAGGCATGGGCAGACCTCAACCTGAAAGACGAATTGCGCTTCCGTGTGGGGAAATTTAAAACTCCTTTCAATCAGGCTTATCTTGTGACATTGGGGGAAACGCTTTTCCCATCGTTACCTGTTTCGCTCACTGCTCCGGTAAATATTCCATATTCTATAAATTCAGTCAATCCTAATTTTGCGACCGGATTCGATCTTGGTGTACAGGTACATGGCTTGATCAAGAATAAATGGGAATACAGAGTCGGCATTTTTAATGGAACAGGTATAACAGTGAATAGCGCGAAGAAGACTATCAGCGATGATCTGCACATTCCATCACTGTTATACTCGGGGCGTATTGCTTATATGCCTAAAGGTGTGATGCCTACTCATCAGGGAAGCCCCGATGATTTGAATAATAATAAATTTTTAGTTGCGCTTTCCACTTCTTACAATGTGGAAGCCAACTGGCAGGCAAGCAATGATTTTCGTGCAGGCCTGGAGTTTTCCTATTTATATAACCGATGGTATATTTCGGCAGAAGCCTATTATTTAAATATGGATTTTGTAGAAAGACAGCAGGTTTCTCATTCTTACGATTTTGTCGGCGGCTATATTCAGGGAGGGTATTTTATCAATCCAAAAATGCAATTGGCGGCGCGATATGATTTCTTCGACCGTAACTCATCTAAGACCGATGGTATCCTGAATGCTCCGGCAGTAGGGTTCAATTATTATATTGTCGGTTATAACCTGAAATTACAGGCTATGTATCAGTATCTGGGAAAATGGGGGCATGAAAACCAACTGGAGAGGGATAATGATGATTTAGGCCTAGCTCAACATTTTGCACAGGTAATGTTCCAATTTTCTTTCTGA